One genomic segment of Natrialbaceae archaeon AArc-T1-2 includes these proteins:
- a CDS encoding DUF7345 domain-containing protein yields the protein MHDRTLVAVVAVVLVGSVFVSPVAGATGVEDPDEPKIHVEMTSDGDATVSLVSVYDLGDEDEQASFESLEEDEEAQDDLRDRFTERMESVAENSGHNGEAVIDDASIEIQSEDGYGVVTVAVTWSGLAEADGETLVLTEPFASGFELDRQLVITGPDDATIESTSPDSDEKDSAQASWDADTDLDGFELVISLEDGESDTVAETDSEDEEEAADGLPGFGIGAALVALVAALGIASRRIH from the coding sequence ATGCACGACCGGACTCTGGTTGCCGTAGTTGCGGTAGTGCTTGTTGGGAGCGTATTTGTTTCGCCGGTTGCCGGAGCGACTGGCGTCGAGGACCCAGACGAACCAAAGATCCACGTAGAAATGACTTCGGACGGCGATGCGACCGTTTCGTTGGTCAGTGTCTATGATCTCGGTGACGAAGATGAGCAAGCTTCGTTCGAATCGTTAGAAGAAGACGAAGAAGCACAGGATGATCTCCGTGACCGGTTCACAGAGCGGATGGAATCCGTGGCTGAAAATAGCGGTCACAATGGAGAAGCCGTGATCGATGACGCATCGATTGAGATCCAAAGTGAAGACGGATACGGTGTAGTGACGGTGGCGGTTACCTGGAGCGGGCTAGCAGAGGCTGACGGTGAGACGCTCGTTCTGACCGAGCCGTTTGCGAGCGGGTTCGAACTGGACAGACAGTTGGTTATTACTGGACCGGATGATGCGACCATCGAATCTACCAGTCCCGACTCGGATGAAAAAGATAGTGCCCAAGCCTCTTGGGATGCGGATACAGACCTAGATGGGTTCGAATTGGTGATCTCACTGGAAGACGGTGAGAGTGACACTGTGGCGGAGACAGATTCCGAAGATGAAGAAGAAGCAGCCGATGGGCTACCTGGATTCGGAATCGGTGCTGCATTGGTTGCATTAGTTGCAGCTCTTGGAATAGCGTCACGGCGAATCCATTAG
- a CDS encoding restriction endonuclease — translation MDPYDFEHFVADLWHRMGWQTEVSTAAMDKGVDITARKQHPYEQTTLIQAKRYGPNTTVGSPDIQQYASLGQQYNGVDKVVVVTTNEFTGQARDLAERLNVKLINGDDLVSLIVENDALDLVDDYLEFVTTVESESVSEQPQQQADETQSEATETTTTAEPEPEPEPTTHSNAVPSTVWEKTIMVAIPGWVVAFFGVEVLPESLWAFIFFAVWLGLPIALFLDARHVREYRDWPQYWWAYVLTSLIWLFAIIPAGLYLWRRRSFNESADAETDTSHAPETATANTTPPDAETHSQSKTESDTSPDASATPAAQTASSKQDSDAVSTNDQGLNRMDIEYGGDQYYAQTATSPNGEYTAAYQDGRSGAGDDDPEPGRVFLFDGDELQFTTEIDRPNACAVANDGTVAVVDWNDWGDTLSGTFHVFNGSGHRFVKHEFDSNIGPVAITPDGDYAATSTFNPDCSTYLFNVAAGERLLRHENQHGNVQHLDFVERGGNWMLRLGNPDGDSAYGIDLGGHIVWKSEGLQRQARLDELLEGSTEADLHEALDLLEEAMELASEDYEERNVAGQLAETHWKLAKTIKQEDGVTGEWWEHLDQAAQYYRQTLPRYAGKQGLAKVKRQQGKQHLDDGNEATARECFKEIATLEDEYDVQLLTDADKRRLNELR, via the coding sequence ATGGACCCGTACGATTTCGAGCACTTCGTCGCGGATCTCTGGCATCGCATGGGCTGGCAAACCGAGGTCTCCACTGCAGCGATGGACAAAGGCGTCGACATTACCGCCCGGAAACAACACCCGTACGAACAAACGACGCTCATTCAAGCGAAGCGGTACGGACCGAACACAACTGTCGGCTCCCCCGATATTCAGCAGTATGCAAGCCTCGGCCAACAATACAACGGCGTTGACAAGGTCGTCGTAGTAACGACGAATGAGTTCACCGGACAGGCCCGCGATCTCGCCGAGCGGCTCAACGTGAAACTCATCAACGGCGATGACCTCGTCTCCCTCATCGTTGAGAATGACGCGCTTGATCTCGTCGACGACTACCTTGAGTTCGTGACCACAGTCGAATCCGAATCAGTCAGCGAGCAGCCCCAGCAGCAGGCCGACGAAACACAGTCAGAAGCAACCGAAACGACAACGACAGCCGAACCGGAACCAGAACCAGAACCGACGACCCACTCCAACGCGGTTCCATCTACTGTCTGGGAGAAGACGATCATGGTTGCGATCCCCGGCTGGGTTGTCGCCTTCTTCGGTGTCGAAGTCTTGCCGGAATCGCTGTGGGCATTCATCTTTTTCGCCGTCTGGCTCGGGCTTCCCATCGCGCTCTTCCTCGATGCGAGACACGTCAGGGAATACCGAGACTGGCCGCAGTACTGGTGGGCATACGTCCTCACGTCACTCATCTGGCTGTTCGCCATCATTCCTGCTGGGCTCTATCTGTGGCGACGCCGCTCTTTCAACGAGTCGGCCGACGCCGAAACAGACACGTCTCATGCTCCCGAGACGGCGACGGCTAACACGACACCCCCTGATGCAGAGACGCATTCACAGTCCAAAACAGAGTCAGACACCTCTCCAGACGCATCGGCAACACCAGCCGCGCAGACAGCTTCCTCGAAACAAGACAGTGACGCAGTCTCGACGAACGACCAGGGGCTGAACCGGATGGACATCGAATACGGTGGTGATCAGTACTACGCCCAGACAGCCACATCCCCGAACGGCGAATACACCGCAGCCTACCAAGATGGGCGATCCGGAGCCGGAGATGACGATCCTGAACCGGGTCGGGTCTTCCTCTTTGATGGTGACGAACTCCAATTTACGACCGAGATCGATCGCCCGAACGCCTGTGCTGTCGCTAACGACGGGACCGTAGCTGTTGTCGACTGGAACGACTGGGGCGACACACTCTCCGGAACGTTCCACGTTTTCAACGGGTCAGGACATCGGTTCGTAAAACACGAATTTGACTCGAACATCGGCCCCGTCGCCATCACGCCTGACGGTGACTACGCGGCCACGAGTACGTTCAACCCTGACTGCAGCACCTACCTGTTCAACGTTGCCGCCGGCGAACGACTGCTCCGCCACGAGAATCAACACGGGAACGTTCAACACCTCGACTTCGTCGAGCGAGGCGGCAACTGGATGCTTCGGCTTGGAAATCCCGACGGCGACTCGGCGTACGGCATCGACCTCGGCGGCCACATCGTCTGGAAAAGCGAAGGACTGCAGCGCCAAGCCCGGTTAGACGAACTTCTTGAGGGTAGTACAGAGGCGGATCTCCACGAGGCGCTGGATCTATTGGAAGAGGCGATGGAACTGGCCTCAGAGGATTACGAAGAACGAAACGTCGCAGGGCAACTCGCAGAGACACACTGGAAGCTTGCCAAGACCATCAAACAGGAAGACGGTGTGACTGGCGAGTGGTGGGAGCATCTTGACCAGGCTGCTCAGTACTACCGTCAGACCTTGCCTCGCTATGCCGGGAAACAAGGCCTAGCGAAAGTCAAACGACAGCAGGGCAAGCAACATCTTGACGACGGAAACGAAGCGACCGCCCGCGAATGCTTCAAAGAAATCGCTACCCTCGAAGATGAATACGATGTGCAACTCCTCACAGATGCTGATAAACGCCGACTAAACGAGTTACGGTAA
- a CDS encoding cadmium resistance transporter yields METTLLVAVWLFTVTHLDTLLVIGAFCTDNDYRLWEVLVGHYVGFCVGLAAAVIGAILAAELLQERTYLLGVVPLSLGLWGLLRQPPETTVEESPIVPNSLGRIGVVTVTGLGLSGENIAVFVPFFVDLSPSELTPIIIVYLIGAGVVFLAAFMIVSRATSDDIPDWLDRWLVPTVLVLVGGYVVVAGWIIA; encoded by the coding sequence GTGGAAACGACTCTGCTCGTGGCTGTGTGGTTGTTTACCGTAACCCATCTCGACACGCTACTCGTCATCGGCGCCTTTTGCACGGACAACGATTACCGGCTTTGGGAAGTGCTCGTCGGACATTACGTCGGCTTCTGTGTCGGACTGGCCGCGGCGGTCATCGGAGCGATTCTCGCCGCCGAACTCCTACAGGAGCGGACGTACCTGCTTGGTGTTGTCCCTCTCAGTTTGGGGCTGTGGGGGCTACTCCGCCAGCCGCCGGAAACGACGGTTGAGGAGTCACCGATCGTGCCGAACTCCCTCGGCCGTATCGGCGTCGTAACCGTCACGGGACTCGGTCTCAGCGGCGAAAACATCGCGGTCTTTGTCCCGTTTTTCGTTGATCTCTCACCATCCGAATTGACACCCATCATCATCGTCTACCTGATCGGTGCCGGAGTCGTGTTTCTCGCTGCGTTCATGATCGTATCTCGCGCCACGAGCGACGACATTCCTGACTGGTTGGACCGCTGGCTCGTCCCCACCGTGCTGGTACTCGTCGGCGGGTATGTCGTGGTGGCCGGATGGATCATCGCCTGA
- a CDS encoding HalOD1 output domain-containing protein gives MDKGALTFYRGCTPVVDAQYDLKGDRSPTEVIVKALAEAAGVDPLELPPLNEFVDCDALDSLFKEHDGAKDADAILTFRMENWNVFIRADGRIRVCDGTQPTDPEPVFDPSTA, from the coding sequence ATGGATAAAGGGGCGCTAACATTCTATCGTGGCTGTACACCGGTCGTTGATGCCCAGTACGACCTGAAAGGTGATCGGTCACCTACGGAAGTCATTGTTAAAGCTCTTGCAGAAGCAGCCGGAGTTGACCCGCTTGAACTCCCACCACTGAATGAATTTGTTGATTGCGACGCCCTTGACAGTCTGTTCAAGGAGCATGACGGAGCCAAAGATGCGGATGCTATACTCACTTTTCGAATGGAGAACTGGAATGTGTTCATCCGAGCCGATGGCCGGATTCGAGTCTGTGATGGCACCCAGCCCACAGACCCAGAACCAGTCTTCGATCCCAGCACGGCCTAA
- a CDS encoding DUF7345 domain-containing protein, translating to MNVRFGLLVFLFATGLLIGLGPSVSAGSAQGTEAPAMEPDEIDADEVRMDIALQDDGSAAWTVEFWVQLDDDDSTDAFESLERDIEDDPDAYTHEFADRIDDTVATASTATNREMTADSFRVSTERQSFGREYGVVRYSFQWHGFTSSENGELQAGDAIEGIYLDDGTRLLISWPEEYELISVTPDPDDQRDRAVIWHGGETDFVSGEPRIVVSTAGTGLSWPLIAGSVGAIGAVTGLAFWWFRIRTRDETDEPSGSDPQPVAEPDLSEPDESLLSNEEQVMHLVEENGGRMKQKRVVEELGWTDAKTSKVVSKLREEGELESFRIGRENVLRIPEEEAEKASHHE from the coding sequence ATGAATGTCCGCTTCGGCTTGCTTGTTTTCCTTTTCGCTACAGGCCTTCTCATCGGGCTTGGCCCCTCAGTATCTGCCGGATCGGCACAAGGAACAGAGGCACCAGCGATGGAGCCAGATGAGATCGACGCTGATGAGGTGCGAATGGATATTGCGCTCCAAGACGATGGTTCTGCTGCGTGGACGGTCGAATTCTGGGTCCAACTCGACGACGATGACAGTACAGACGCTTTCGAGTCACTCGAACGTGATATTGAGGACGATCCAGACGCGTACACTCACGAGTTCGCTGACCGGATCGACGACACCGTTGCGACCGCGAGTACCGCGACAAACAGGGAGATGACGGCTGACAGCTTTCGTGTCAGTACGGAACGACAGTCATTTGGCCGCGAGTATGGAGTCGTTCGGTACTCGTTCCAATGGCATGGATTCACCAGTAGTGAGAATGGCGAATTACAGGCCGGAGACGCGATCGAGGGCATCTATCTTGATGACGGAACCCGGCTACTGATTAGTTGGCCTGAGGAGTACGAACTCATATCCGTAACCCCAGATCCCGATGATCAGCGTGACCGGGCCGTTATCTGGCACGGTGGGGAAACGGATTTTGTCTCTGGAGAACCTCGCATCGTCGTTTCAACCGCTGGAACCGGGCTTAGCTGGCCGCTCATCGCTGGATCGGTAGGCGCTATCGGGGCGGTCACAGGACTTGCGTTCTGGTGGTTCCGTATCCGGACGAGGGACGAAACGGACGAACCATCGGGGAGTGATCCGCAACCAGTTGCGGAACCAGACCTATCGGAACCCGATGAGTCGCTGTTGAGCAATGAGGAACAGGTGATGCACCTGGTGGAAGAGAACGGTGGTCGAATGAAACAAAAGCGGGTGGTCGAGGAGCTTGGATGGACTGATGCGAAGACGAGCAAGGTAGTGAGCAAGCTCCGTGAGGAAGGTGAGCTCGAATCGTTCCGGATTGGCCGGGAAAACGTGCTTCGAATTCCCGAGGAAGAAGCCGAGAAAGCAAGCCACCACGAATAA
- a CDS encoding HalOD1 output domain-containing protein produces MNEYETSTDPSPSTKVVEAVADELDVEPIELETPLAEAIETDALDHLFKGPGDSVVISFSYYGYRVTVEEDGDVTLTENSE; encoded by the coding sequence ATGAATGAATACGAAACGTCTACGGATCCGTCGCCAAGTACGAAAGTCGTTGAGGCCGTCGCTGATGAATTGGATGTTGAACCAATTGAATTGGAGACTCCGCTTGCAGAGGCGATTGAAACGGATGCGTTAGATCACCTCTTCAAAGGCCCGGGAGACTCCGTTGTGATTAGCTTCTCTTACTATGGCTATCGAGTCACCGTCGAAGAAGATGGTGACGTTACTTTGACTGAAAACAGTGAATAG